The genomic interval CCATGACCACGGCGATCTGGGGAATGCCCTGGGCCGACATGCGCGCCTCGTTGTAAAAGATCCGGCCGAAGTGCTCGCGGTCGGGAAAAATATCGGCCTGGAACGGCAGGTTGGCCCCGCCGGAGTCCACCAGGTAGACACACGGCAACCGGTTCTCCTGGGCAATCTCCTGGGCGCGCAGATGTTTTTTGACGGTGATCGGATAATACGTGCCGCCCTTGACCGTGGCGTCGTTTGAGACGATGACGGCCTCCCGCCCCTGGATCAGGCCGATGGCGGTCGCAATGCCGGCCGACGGCGGGTCGTCGTACATGCCGTCGGCGGCCAGCGGCGAGAGTTCGAGCAGCGGAGTGTTGGGATCGACCAGAGTCTCAATCCGCTCGCGGGCCAGGAGTTTGCCGCGCGCCTTGTGACGCTGGCGGGACGCTTCCGAGCCGCCGAGCTGGGCCTGGACGAGCCGTTCTTTGAGTTCCGACACCAGACCGCTCATGTGCTCGCGGTTGGCCTGAAACTCGGGGCTGCTGGTCTGAATTTTACTTTCGATACGATCCATGCTGGGGGTGTCTTTCTGACGCGGAACAGGTCGGCTTGGGAGCCACCGGCGCGCGTGTCAGCCCTGGTAGGTTTGGCCGTAGCGTTCGCCGTAGACGAGCCGACTCAGCCGTTTGCGGACTTTCTTGTGCGCCTGCTCCTCGGCTGTTGGATAGCCGAACGGCACCACCGTGATGAGTTCGGCCGCGTCCGGAATGCCGAGCAGGGCCTTGGCCTGGGGTCGGTTCAGCCCGCCCACCCAACACGACCCGACCCCCTCACTCCAGGCGGCCAGCATCAGGCATTCGACCGCCCGGGTGCCGTCCACCGGTGGGTTCTTGGCGCCCTCTACAGCGACGGCAATCGCCAGCGGCGCCTGGGCGAGAAAAGACCCGGACGAGGCCAGGGCGCCGAGTTGGGTCAGCGTCTGTTTGTCCTGAATGACGATGAACCGCCACGGCTGACGGTTGCGCTGCGAGTGCGCCTGCCGTCCGGCCTCAAGGATGGTGCGCACCACCGCGTGCGGAATCGGGTCGGGCAGAAAACCACGTACCGCCGGGCGGGTCCGAATGCAGTCGAGGGTATCCATCCGCTTATGCAAAGTGGGGAATCACGTCTTTCCCGTACAGCTCAACCTGCGGGATGAGTTCGTCCGGCGGCACGATCGGCCACAGGACAAACTTGGAGCAGCCGACATCGACGTAGGACTGGACCTTGTCAATACACTCTTCCGGCGTCCCGATCGCACACCGGGCAACCATGGCTTCCTGGGGCAGGGGAAAGCCCTGGAGAAACCGACCGGCAATGTCCTGGGCGCGTTTGCGGTCGGTATCGACACAGGTCAGGATCAGCACCCCGGCCTCGCGGGGGTCGATCTCGCGTCCGTACTGGTCGCCGTAGGCGTGCAGTTTGTCCATCCCAGCCCGGAATTCGTCCGGGCTGACAAACGAGGGAAACCAGCCGTCGCCGTAGCGGGCGGTGCGTTTCAGAGCCTGATCGGTCTTGCCGCCAATCCACACGTCGAGCGTGCCTTTTTTGGGCCGGGGCTCGATAGTGACATCCTCGAACTGATAGTACTGGCCCTCAAAGCTGACGTTGGGCTCGGCCCACAGCTTGCGCATGACCTGTACGCCTTCTTCCATGCGTCTGGCGCGCTCGGACGGGTCGATCCCGCTAGCCAGACAGTCCTTGGGGTTGGCCCCGATGCCGACCGCCATGATGACCCGGTTCTTGCCGCCCGAGATATAGTCCAGGGTGGCGTAGGTTTTGGCAACCTGAACGGGGTCGCGGGCGGGCAGGGTGAGAACGCTCGGGCCCATCTTGATCTTCTTGGTTCTGGCCGACCAGGCCGCCATCACACAGCTGGTATCGAGCGAAGGGTTGCGCGACACCACATGATCGGACAGCCAGATTGAATCAATACCGACCGCTTCGGCGCTGACCGCATAATTGATGACTGTATCCGGGTCTGGCATGCCGAGTTCCCAGAGCCCGAAGCCGATTCCAATCTTTGTTCCGCCCATGTGTACGCCTCCCGTTGCGGGTCTGGCCGGTAGCTTACCAGAAAGAGCGGGGGGGAGGGAAGGCGCTTGCGGTCTGGAGCGGATTCGCCGCAGGCAGCCCGTGCCGCTTCAGCGCGGCGGCGCGGCCGGGCCGATGAAGTGTCCGAGCGCGATAGGTGCGCCGGCGACCGGAATCAGCGTTTCCAGCACCTGGTGGGTCCTGACCTCGATGATGGCCAGCGCGTTGCTGGCCTGGGTGACGTAGACCTGTGAACCGTCGGGATGGACGCTGATGCCGGCCGGGGCGTGGGCGGTCGGGATCGGAGGACCGAACTCGGCGTGGCGGGTGGTGCCAATCACGGACACCGACCGGCTGGTATTATTGGTGACGTAGACGTAGGCGCCGCTGGGATGGACGCTCAGTCCAAACGGCCGGTTCTGAACCGCAATCGGGCTGCCGACAGGACTGTGGTTTGCAGTGTCAATGACCGATACGCTGTCGTCAATCCGGTTCGCTACATACAGGTGAGAGCCGTCGGGATGAATGGCGATGCCGAAAGGAGCGCGTCCGACCGGGACGGTCTGGGGCCGGACGGTGTGGCTGCGGGTGTCAATGACCGACAGCGTGTCGTCGCTGCTGTTGGTCACGTAGACGGTCTCGCCGTCGGGATGGACCACCAGGCCGGTCGGGGCTCGGCCGACCCGCAGCCGGGTGCTGACCGGAGGCTGGGCCGCGGTATCGACAACCGACACGCTGGCCGAGGCGTTGTTGGCGACGTACACAAAGCGACCCGTGGGATGAACACCCACCCCGAACGGCTGGTCACCGACCCGGACCGCCGGGCCAAGCGTGGTGTGGGTCGCGGCGTCAATAATCGACAGCGTGCCGTCGAACTGATTGGTCACGTATATCCGGCTGCCGTCCGGGCTGACCGCCACCCCGGTTGGGCCTCGACCGACCGGAATCGGGTTGCCGTGTACGCTGTTGGTGGCCAGGTCGATGACCGATACGTTTGCGGTCGTTCGGTTCGGGATATAGGCGAAGGGCGCGGCCTCAAGTGCGGCCGTCCAGCCCCACCACAGGAACGAGGCAAGCGCCGCAGCTGTTGTTGTTGCTCTCCCCATGCTAGACTCCCCATCATGAACGCACGTCAGAGGGAATTCGTCTCCAAATATTTGTCTGACGTGAGCAAGGGGCTCTTACTTGCCGTCGCGGTTGGAGCGGCAACGGACAGACTCCGATTAACGTACATTGCGCTGTATTTGCTCTTGGCCGGATACACGTTTGCTGCCGCCTATTTGCTGGAGGGGCACCGTCATGATGCCGACTAACACCTTGGAGTGGCTCGGACTCGTCCTTTTCGTGCTGGCAACGCCCGTCTTCTTCTGGTTTCTCCTCCTCGAGTTGAAACAACGGGGGATTCGGAACCCCAAAGACCGCCACGCCTGAGAATTCAGGTTCTCATCAAAACGCCGCTGAACCCGGGGTGCGGGGAAACGGAATCACGTCGCGGATGTTCTTCATGCCCGTCAGATACATCATCATCCGCTCCAGGCCGAGGCCGAAACCCGCGTGGGGCACGGTACCGTATTTGCGCAGCTCCAGATACCACCAGTAGTGGTCCTCCTGGAGGCCCTGTTCACGGATGGTGTTGAGCAGGACATCGTGGCGCTCCTCGCGCTGGCTGCCGCCGATGATTTCGCCGATCCGCGGCACCAGGACATCCATGGCCCGGACGGTGCGGCCGTCGTCATTTCTACGCATATAAAAGGCTTTGATGTCCTGCGGGTAGTCGGTCACGATGATCGGCCGCTTGAACACCTCCTCGGTCAGGTAGCGCTCGTGCTCGGCATGGAGATCCACGCCCCACGAAACGGGAAACTCCCAACTCCGGCCCTGGTCGGTCGCCCGCTCCAGCAGCCGGATCGCCTCAGTGTAGGCCACCCGCTCAAACGGGCTGCCGACCACATGTTCCAGGGTTTCCAGCACGCTGTTGTCGATGCGCTGGTTGAAGAATTCCAGGTCGGACTGGCAGCTGTCGAGCACCGCGCCGATGACGTATTTCAAGAAATCTTCGGCGACCCGGCAGTTGTCGTCAAGATCGCAAAACGCAATCTCCGGTTCGACCATCCAGAACTCGGCCAGGTGGCGCGGGGTGTTGGAGTTCTCGGCCCGAAACGTCGGCCCAAAGGTATACACGTTGGAGAAGGCCAGGGCGAAGATCTCGGCTTCGAGCTGACCGCTGACCGTCAGAAAGACCGGCTGGCCAAAAAAGTCCTGGCTGTGATCGATCTCCCCCGACGGCGTACGGGGCAGGTTGAGCAGGTCGAGGGTGGTGACGCCGAACATTTCGCCCGCGCCCTCGGCGTCCGAGCCGGTGATGACCGGGGTGTGAATATACAAAAAGCCCCGCTCCTGAAAAAAGCGATGAATGGCAAACGACAGCGCGTTGCGCACCCGAAAGACAGCGCCGAAGGTATTGCTGCGCGGCCGCAGATGGGCGATCTCGCGCAGAAACTCCATGCTGTGGCCCTTTTTCTGGAGCGGATAGCTGGCCGCGTCGGCAGACCCATAGACCTGGATGGCGTGGGCTTGCAGCTCGACCGCCTGGCCCTTGCCGGGAGAGGCGACCAACTCACCCGTCACCCGGACGCAAGCGCCGGTGGTCGCCCGGTCGAGCGTGTCATCGGCAATCCGGTCGGCGTCGGCCACGACCTGAAGCGTCTCAAAACACGAGCCGTCGTTCAGCTGGAGAAAGTGGACCCGCTTGCTGCGGCGGTGGGTTCTGACCCAGCCCCGGGCCTCGACTGCGGTGCCGACTGGCTTGGCCAGCAGGTCACGTATTGCCCCGCCTGTCTCAATCATCCCGTCTCTCCTTGTGTCTGAGGGGAGGAGCGCTGTCTCCGAGCTAGCCTACTGACTCAGCCGAAACCCTGCATAGCCCCTGGTCGCTACCTCGTCGCACTTGTCCCGATAGGCGGGCGAACCGCCGGCGTACATCAGGAAAGTCCGCTTCTTACCGGGAATATTCGCCCCGACAAACCACGAGTCAGTATGCAACAAAAGGGTGTCGGCCGCCACCTCGTTGACGTGGGCGGTCCACACGTCTTCGGCCTCGGGCGTGGCCACGATGCGGCGATAGTCGTGCTCGCGCATATGGCGCAGGCAGTCGGTCACCCACTCGACGTTCTGCTCTATACAGCGCGGGATATTGCAAAAGGTGGCGCCGTTGTGGGGGCCGACCAGGGTGAACAGGTTGGGGAAGCCCGCGCTCTGCAAGCCCAGATAGGTGCGCGGTCCCTCGGCCCACTTGTCCTTGAGCGTGTGTCCGTCCTGCCCGCGAATGTCGATCCTGTCAAAGGCGCCGGTCACGGCGTCGAAGCCCGTGGCGTAAATGATCGTGTCAAAGGCGTACTCGGCAGCGCTGGTCTTGATCCCCTGCGGGGTGATGCGCTCAATCGGTGTCTCGTGGAGATCGACCAGCGAGACGTTGTCCCGGTTGTAAGCCTCGTAGTAGCCGCTCTCCAGGGGCACCCGCTTGGTGCCGAACGGGTGGTCTTTGGGCACCAGCTTTTCCGCCACCGCCGGGTCTGTGACCCGCTCGCGGATCTTGTTGCGGACGAACTCGCTGAACGTGGCGTTGGCCTCAAGATCGGTCATGATATCGCCAAAGTTGCCCAGCCATTTGCCGAAACCGGGCTGGGACCACAGTTCCTCATAGCGGGCCAGCCGCTCTTCCTCCGAGAGTTCAAGCGCCGAGCGCGGGTCAAAGTCGTGGATGAAGCCACCAAAGGACGCGCGGCATTTCTGGAAGATTTCAGGATAGCTCTTTTTGATCTGCTGCTGGGTGTGCGGGTCTATCGGGCCGTTTCGTAAGGGTGCGCAGTAGTTGGCCGTGCGCTGAAAGACGGTCAGCTGGCCGACCTGCTTGGCGACTTCGGTGATGAGTTGGACCGCAGTTGCCCCGGTGCCGATGACCGCCACCCGCTTGCCGCTGAAGTCCCGACCTTCCTTGGGCCACTGGGCGGTGTGAAAGCTCTCGCCCTCGAAGCTGTCGCGTCCGGCAAAATCCGGGATATACGGCGCAGACAAGACCCCGATGGCGGTGATGAGAAAGCGCGCCCGTGCCTGCCGGCCATCGTCGGTCTGGACCTGCCAGCAGGTGGTGGCCTCGTCATACGTGGCGGCGGCAACGCGGGTGCTGAACCGGATGTCGCGGCGCAGGTCGAATTTATCCGCCACGTAGTTGAGATAGCGCTCGGTCTCCGGCTGGGGGGAGAAGTGCTCGCTCCAGTCCCACTCCTGCAAGAGTTCTTCGGAGAACGAGTAGCCGTAGCTGTAGCTCTCGGAATCGAAACGCGCGCCAGGATAGCGGTTCCAGTACCAGGTGCCGCCCACCCCGGTGCCGCTCTCATACACCCGCACCGACAGCCCCAGCTCCCGCAGCCGGTACAGCTGATACAGCCCGGCAATACCGGCGCCAATAATGATCGCGTCAAACTGCTCGTCCGGCCCCGTGTCGGCCGCCTGCGTGGTCTGTGAAGAAGTCGCCATAGCTCGCCTCTCTCCTGCCTGTGAACGTGTCTCCCAATGCTTCGGCCGCAACGCCCTGAATACTACGTGCTCCCACGGTGCAGGACAATCGCCCTGAGGGGTGTTGCAATTTGTCCATGGCCGTGCCTTGATGCTCCCAATGCAATGTCTATATAGGATGATGATGTGAAAAAGAAGGAAACGTCAGTGAAAGCGAAGCTGGAGGCAATTCAGAAGACGCTAGCAAGGCTGGGTGTGGAATCTGGGCCAGCCAACTTAGCCAGAATTTTCGGAGTTGCTCAGTCCTCGATATTTCGCTGGCTGAACGATGAGGTCCAGCCGAGAGGGAAGCAAGCGAAACGCATTGATCTATTGTACCGGACAGCCCGTGAAGTAGAAGCTGGAACTGAGGGAGCTGAGAGAATCCTGAAAAATCTCGTCAAGCCGAGGCCAATGATGGGTTTGGGAGTTGGTGCGGTCGCCACCGGTGCGAGCCTATTAAGTTTAGGTCTGGTTGGTGCGGTCGCCGCAGCCGGGCTAGGTTGGCTGCTTGCCGACGAGGAAGACGCTGATATCCAGGGGACAGATGACAGCCGCGAGGAAGACGGCAGTGTCTCGCAAATCACTGACAAGTCCAGCACCCGGCGGTATGTACAATAATGCGAGGAAGACGGCAGTGTCTCGCCGCAGCCGGCAAACGGTACCAGCCGATTCGGAGGAACTGAGAAGGGAGGCCCCAGTGAAGATTGTGGCGCAGATAGTTGTGGCTGCATTCGTAATTGTTCCTGGGCTAGCGTTGGCCGACCCTTACTATCTGCCGTACTCCAGGCTCTACAGTAGCCCCTTGTACACGAGCCCAGCATTGCCGGACTACACGTACAAATCGTACAGCGATGGCTCTCGCCCAGACGGTTACGGTCGATACACCTATAAATACAGAGACAGTTTTGGTAACCGCCATAAGAGCAGGACACGGGTGCTGCCCGGTGGTACGACCGCGACCAAGGGCAAATACCGCAGTTCGCCTAGAAGCCGATTGTGGCCGGACTACACGTACAAGTCGCAGAGTAAGAGCTACCATATCGGCCGTTACCAGCGGCATACGTACAAGTACAAAGACAGTCTCGGCAATCGCCACAAGGGGACAATTGAGCGATTTCCCGGTAGCACTGTCAGGCACCAGGGCAAGGTCAACGGTAGAAAGTTCAAAGAGACGTACCGCATCCGGTAATCAACCGTCTCGGGCAACGTGTCTTCTCATCGCTTCGACTGCAACGCCTCAGATACTACGCGCTCCCACGGTGCAGGACAATCGCTCTGCTGGAGGGGGACGGCTCGTAAGGCGTGGATCAAAAATTTAAATTTGAGTCTTGACAAGAAGAGAGGCATCTCCTAATATCCTCCCATTGGAAGCTCCCTATGGGATGTATATAACTATGAAAAGTGCAATCTGGCACGCAAAGGAGGAGGTGTCAACATGAAGGCGCTGCAAGTTGTCCAGACAATCGCGGCTTACGGTATAGATGGCGTAGGACCACTGAGTTCAGCGAAGGAGCTTGCCCAGGAATATCTTAATGATAGCTCCTACTCCAGCAACGATGAGCGGGTGGACGCTCTTATCCGTTGGGAAACAAGTAAAAATTTCGGCTCAGGCTTCTTAACTGGTCTTGGCGGTCTCACAACACTGCCCGCCAGCGTCCCAGCAGCGCTGGGAGCCTCATGGGCCATTCAGGCTCGTATGAGCGCTGCGACCGCAGTGATCCATGGTTATGATGTCCACGAAGATCGCGTTCGGACCTTCGTTCTTTTGACATTGCTGGGCGATGCCGGCAAAGAGGTTATGCGACAGGCCGGAATCAAAATCGGCCGGCGCGTGACTCTTGCGCTGATAAAAAAGATTCCTGGACGGGTGTTGATCGAAATCAACAAAAAAGTTGGTTTTCGATTACTGACCAAGGCCGGGGAACGGGGAGTCGTCAATTTTACTAAGGCAGTCCCGATCATCGGAGGGCTTGTTGGTGGAACGGTTGACGCAATAGCTTGTCAAGTAGTTGGCCAGTTCGCAAAGAAGTGCTTCGGCTCTGAGCTTTCTCCGAGGGCTTTGCTCTTTGATGTGGAGCAGCCACACGCTACGGCCGACTACTATCAACTGCCTCAGCTGACCCCGTCTGCTCGGCTTTCTAAGGAAAATCTTTTATGAGTGTAGAACGTCTTGAAAAAATTCGTCGGTCGCTTCAGCGGGGATATGCGACACACTTCGAAGGGCCCAAAGACACTCCTGAGGAGCGGTTCATCGTTGAGAAATTCATCGTGCAGGAATTGTTACGCTCAATGAAATCGAGGGGCGAGGAACAATATTTTGGCCCCGTTCGACCTCCATCCCTCGGTGATCCACCAGACTGCGTGGTTTCTGACGGCGACGGTAAGCCGGTAGCTGTCGAAGTTACAGAATTTGTGTCGGAAGAGGCGATTAAGAGAAATTGGAGGATAAAGAGAGATCCGCAAAAGACGTGGCGGGACTCCATCTATCGACGCTGGGAGCCGAATGAGGTAATCGAGAAGATCAAGCGTATCATCCGAAAGAAGGACGGTAAGACATTCAAGGGTGGACCCTACGCAAAGAAAATTCTTCTTATCTTCACTGACGAAGACGCTCTCATCAGTGGGCGCTTTGAATACAAGAAGCTTTTCTCAGAACAATCATTCGGACCAGTTGATCAGATTGATGAGGTGTACTTTTTGTTCTCTTACGTAGGAGAGGCTCACCCTTACTACCATCGTGATAATCCCCTCTACGATGCGAAATTTGATCAAGGATATCCATATATCAAGTTATCTCTGAAATAGAAAATTCACGTTATGAAATGCGCTATTTGCCAGCATGGACGGACTGCGGATGGCTACACGACCATCGTCCTGGAACGCGCCCAGACAACCGTAGTCTTCAAGAAAGTCCCGGCAAAAATCTGTAGCACTTGCGGGGAAGAATACGTTTCCGCTGCGGTGAATGAAGCCCTTCTTCGCCAAGCTCAAGAGGAAGCAAGACGCGGCGTCGCCCTTGAGATGCTCGACTTTGCCGCATAGAAGGCAGCGAATCGCACGGCTATTGAGAGAGGAAGGCGGGTTGTGCCCCGCTAACTCGCCCCATGACCTGCGTTCATGCCGTCTAAAATTCGCCAAGACGAGGCTTGGAACAGCTCACGAAAATCGCTCCCAGGCGGCTTGCCGACTCACACCCAGAGCCTTTCCGATTTGTGTCCAGGTGACCCCTCTCTTACGGAGGGTGTGGACATGCTGCTTGAGGGTGTCTGCCACCGAGCGAACAGTGACGGCCGCCGGGCCTAGAGTACGCAGGAGTTCAGCATCGGTGAGAGAATCCCAGCCCGGAAAGACCGGGGCTGCCTCGCCGTCCAGGATGTTGTTACACACCGCCACGCAGACGTCGCAGATATAGACCCCTGGCCCGCCAATGAGCTTGCTCACGGTCTCTGAATCTTTTCGGCAGAAGGAGCAGAACAGAAGGTTCGTCTCAGTGGTTGCCATGAGCGTCGCTCGGCTGGGGTGGGGCTGCCTCGCTGTCCAGGATGTTGTTGCACACCTCGACGCAGGCGTCACAGATATAGACCCCTGGTCCGCCAATGAGCTTGTTCACGGTCTCTGAGTCTTTTTGGCAGAAGGAGCAGTAAAGCAGCGCTTCCTTTTTTGCGCTTGCTGGCATAGTGGCCTCCTCGCAGTTGATGAGTCAAGGATATCTTGACGTTTGAAGATTGTCAAGGTTACCTTGACATGGTCCGGTTGCGGGGACAAATCCTGGCTCAGCGCAGCCGGTCCGCTAGATGATGCCGGTCGTTCAGCGAGGCCAGGCGCCACAGCGAAAATAAGCCAAACTGACTGAAGACGATGGTGCTGCGTGACGCCAGGTCGATCTTGAGGTGGTGGATGTTGCCCAGGTCGAGGCCGAGCGCCGCGCACAGAATCGTGGCAATCGTCATCGTGTGACTCACCACTACCACCGAGCCGTCACACGCCTGCTCGCGCAGCCGATCAACAACCGGCCAGGCGCGGCTCTGCAAGGTTTCCAAGGTCTCGCCGCCCGGCGGTGGGGTGTGGGCCGGGTCTTGTTGCCAGCGGTGGAAGAACTCGGTGTGTTCGCCCAGCAGCTGCGCGCCGGTCAGGCCCTCAAGCTCGCCCTGATCCCACTCCCGCAGGGCGGCGACGGTCTCACAGCCCAGGCCGTGCGGCTCGGCAATCCGGCGCGCGGTTTCCAAGGCGCGCTGCAGGGGGCTGGACAGAATCAGGCCGGGACGCTTGGCGGCAAAGGTGGCGGCGACCGCCTCGGCCTGGCTCAAGCCTTTTGGCGTCAGCGGAATATCGGTGATGCCCTGGCAGCGTCCGTCACGGTTCCACTCGGTCTCGCCGTGACGGACCAGATGCACAGTCAGCGGACCCTGGCTCGGCATTCAGTAAATGACCTTCTCCTCGGTCAGTTGGGCGATCTCCGACTCGCTCAGGCCCAGGATTTCTCCAAACACATAGGCGTTGTGCTGGCCCATGACCGGGGCGGGCCAGCGTAGTTCACCCGGAGTCTTGGACAGGTGAAACTGATGGCCCTCATAGGGAGACGGCCCCATCTCCTTGTGATCGAGATACTGGAACATGTTCCAGGCGGCCAGGCGCGGGTCCTGGTGCAAATCCAGGCAGTTCTGGACCACCCCGGCCGGAACGCCGGCCTGCTGCAAGCGGTCCGCCGCAGCCTCGGCTTCCTGCTCGGCCGCCCAGGCGCCGAGCACCTCGTCGAGCGCCTCGGCGTTTTCGAGGCGCTCGGTCTGGGTGGCAAAGCGCACCTCATCGCCCCAGTCGGGCTTGCCCAGCACGTCGAGCAGGCCCTGCCACTGAGCGTCGGTGCTGACCGAGACGGCCAGCCAGCGGTCTTCTCCCTGACATTGGTACACCCCGTGCGGGGCGGCACGAACCGAGCGATTGCCCTCGCGGTTCAGCACCCGACCGTTGACCCGGTAGTCGAGCAGGGCGGGTGATAAAAAGTGGAGGGCGGCCTCGTACTGGGCCATGTCGATGTACTGGCCCTTGCCGGTCCGTCGCCGGTAGTCGAGCGCCGCCATGAGCGCGGTCGCGCCAAAACGGGGGGCGATGAAGTCGGTGTAGGCGCCGTAGGGCGGGGCCGGGTCACGGTCGGGCCAGCCCGAG from Desulfurellaceae bacterium carries:
- a CDS encoding CoA transferase, with amino-acid sequence MERRYAFEGIKVADFAWVGVGPITAKYLADHGATVVRVESHARPDILRQAPPWTDGQPGLDRSQFFASFNTSKHGITLDLSKPKAQELAKQLIAWADVVLESFTPKAMRNWGLDYENLRKLNPELIMLSTCQQGQTGPHALYPGFGNLMASLTGYYHISGWPDRDPAPPYGAYTDFIAPRFGATALMAALDYRRRTGKGQYIDMAQYEAALHFLSPALLDYRVNGRVLNREGNRSVRAAPHGVYQCQGEDRWLAVSVSTDAQWQGLLDVLGKPDWGDEVRFATQTERLENAEALDEVLGAWAAEQEAEAAADRLQQAGVPAGVVQNCLDLHQDPRLAAWNMFQYLDHKEMGPSPYEGHQFHLSKTPGELRWPAPVMGQHNAYVFGEILGLSESEIAQLTEEKVIY
- a CDS encoding LLM class flavin-dependent oxidoreductase, yielding MGGTKIGIGFGLWELGMPDPDTVINYAVSAEAVGIDSIWLSDHVVSRNPSLDTSCVMAAWSARTKKIKMGPSVLTLPARDPVQVAKTYATLDYISGGKNRVIMAVGIGANPKDCLASGIDPSERARRMEEGVQVMRKLWAEPNVSFEGQYYQFEDVTIEPRPKKGTLDVWIGGKTDQALKRTARYGDGWFPSFVSPDEFRAGMDKLHAYGDQYGREIDPREAGVLILTCVDTDRKRAQDIAGRFLQGFPLPQEAMVARCAIGTPEECIDKVQSYVDVGCSKFVLWPIVPPDELIPQVELYGKDVIPHFA
- a CDS encoding YncE family protein; translated protein: MGRATTTAAALASFLWWGWTAALEAAPFAYIPNRTTANVSVIDLATNSVHGNPIPVGRGPTGVAVSPDGSRIYVTNQFDGTLSIIDAATHTTLGPAVRVGDQPFGVGVHPTGRFVYVANNASASVSVVDTAAQPPVSTRLRVGRAPTGLVVHPDGETVYVTNSSDDTLSVIDTRSHTVRPQTVPVGRAPFGIAIHPDGSHLYVANRIDDSVSVIDTANHSPVGSPIAVQNRPFGLSVHPSGAYVYVTNNTSRSVSVIGTTRHAEFGPPIPTAHAPAGISVHPDGSQVYVTQASNALAIIEVRTHQVLETLIPVAGAPIALGHFIGPAAPPR
- a CDS encoding EcsC family protein; the encoded protein is MKALQVVQTIAAYGIDGVGPLSSAKELAQEYLNDSSYSSNDERVDALIRWETSKNFGSGFLTGLGGLTTLPASVPAALGASWAIQARMSAATAVIHGYDVHEDRVRTFVLLTLLGDAGKEVMRQAGIKIGRRVTLALIKKIPGRVLIEINKKVGFRLLTKAGERGVVNFTKAVPIIGGLVGGTVDAIACQVVGQFAKKCFGSELSPRALLFDVEQPHATADYYQLPQLTPSARLSKENLL
- a CDS encoding histidine phosphatase family protein, which translates into the protein MPSQGPLTVHLVRHGETEWNRDGRCQGITDIPLTPKGLSQAEAVAATFAAKRPGLILSSPLQRALETARRIAEPHGLGCETVAALREWDQGELEGLTGAQLLGEHTEFFHRWQQDPAHTPPPGGETLETLQSRAWPVVDRLREQACDGSVVVVSHTMTIATILCAALGLDLGNIHHLKIDLASRSTIVFSQFGLFSLWRLASLNDRHHLADRLR
- a CDS encoding nitroreductase family protein, yielding MDTLDCIRTRPAVRGFLPDPIPHAVVRTILEAGRQAHSQRNRQPWRFIVIQDKQTLTQLGALASSGSFLAQAPLAIAVAVEGAKNPPVDGTRAVECLMLAAWSEGVGSCWVGGLNRPQAKALLGIPDAAELITVVPFGYPTAEEQAHKKVRKRLSRLVYGERYGQTYQG
- a CDS encoding type II toxin-antitoxin system MqsA family antitoxin; amino-acid sequence: MKCAICQHGRTADGYTTIVLERAQTTVVFKKVPAKICSTCGEEYVSAAVNEALLRQAQEEARRGVALEMLDFAA
- a CDS encoding NAD(P)/FAD-dependent oxidoreductase encodes the protein MATSSQTTQAADTGPDEQFDAIIIGAGIAGLYQLYRLRELGLSVRVYESGTGVGGTWYWNRYPGARFDSESYSYGYSFSEELLQEWDWSEHFSPQPETERYLNYVADKFDLRRDIRFSTRVAAATYDEATTCWQVQTDDGRQARARFLITAIGVLSAPYIPDFAGRDSFEGESFHTAQWPKEGRDFSGKRVAVIGTGATAVQLITEVAKQVGQLTVFQRTANYCAPLRNGPIDPHTQQQIKKSYPEIFQKCRASFGGFIHDFDPRSALELSEEERLARYEELWSQPGFGKWLGNFGDIMTDLEANATFSEFVRNKIRERVTDPAVAEKLVPKDHPFGTKRVPLESGYYEAYNRDNVSLVDLHETPIERITPQGIKTSAAEYAFDTIIYATGFDAVTGAFDRIDIRGQDGHTLKDKWAEGPRTYLGLQSAGFPNLFTLVGPHNGATFCNIPRCIEQNVEWVTDCLRHMREHDYRRIVATPEAEDVWTAHVNEVAADTLLLHTDSWFVGANIPGKKRTFLMYAGGSPAYRDKCDEVATRGYAGFRLSQ
- the asnS gene encoding asparagine--tRNA ligase, whose amino-acid sequence is MIETGGAIRDLLAKPVGTAVEARGWVRTHRRSKRVHFLQLNDGSCFETLQVVADADRIADDTLDRATTGACVRVTGELVASPGKGQAVELQAHAIQVYGSADAASYPLQKKGHSMEFLREIAHLRPRSNTFGAVFRVRNALSFAIHRFFQERGFLYIHTPVITGSDAEGAGEMFGVTTLDLLNLPRTPSGEIDHSQDFFGQPVFLTVSGQLEAEIFALAFSNVYTFGPTFRAENSNTPRHLAEFWMVEPEIAFCDLDDNCRVAEDFLKYVIGAVLDSCQSDLEFFNQRIDNSVLETLEHVVGSPFERVAYTEAIRLLERATDQGRSWEFPVSWGVDLHAEHERYLTEEVFKRPIIVTDYPQDIKAFYMRRNDDGRTVRAMDVLVPRIGEIIGGSQREERHDVLLNTIREQGLQEDHYWWYLELRKYGTVPHAGFGLGLERMMMYLTGMKNIRDVIPFPRTPGSAAF